The genomic interval CGGCTGGATCTCGCCATTGCCATATTGGATGCTCTGCAGCAGGTTGACCCTTCATATTCGCTGCGCGTCAAAGGACATCGGCCCGAAGCTTATGGATGGATGCTGCAGCGAACAGAAGAAATGGCATGGTATAAATCGATCTATAAACGTATTGATGCTTTGCCCCGCCCGGAAGCTTTGATCTTTGAAGCCCACGGCGAAGACATGGCTCAGTGGTATACAGGCGTTAGCTTTTTACTCTCTACCAGCGATTTCGAAGGCTCTCATCAATCGGTGGCGGAGAGCATGGCAACAGGCTGCATCCCCGTCATCCGCCAATGGGAAGGCGCCGATCGTATTTACCCCCATCGTTTCAGTTGGTCGGAAACAGAAGATGCCGTTGCACAAATTCTAGGCTGCCGCGATGATGCGGCGCGCGAAGAGGCTTCCGCCTATTCCCGCCATTGGGCGCAGCATTATTTTGATCAACAAGCCTTATGTGAAGACTTAGACGCTCTCATACTCCGTTCCTTTGAAAGCACGTGGAAAGCATGCATCGGCGATGAAGAACGGAAGCTTATGCTCCGGTATCATCCCCGTGTGCTTATTGTCGGTTATCTGCCGCCCGGCTATCGCGGCGGCTATCGCGTCCGCATAGAAGAGCAAATCCGTATGTTGATGAAGTGGGGGGCATTGGTTCATTTTGCTTGTTTGCATCCCAAATCAGACAAGCAAAAATTAGAGGCTCATCGTCAAGAATTAGAAACCTTGAATTGTCCTGTCTTACTTGTTGAAAGTGATTCGCTTTTTGCCATCGATCTTGACAGTCAAAAAGCGGCCCATGCCGTGGATTTGCTCGAGCGCTATGCACGAGAGCAGCAAATAGACGTGGTGCAAGGGGAAGCGCTCTATTGCAGCCGCCTTTCCCTTTTTCTGCGCGAACGCCTGCCTCAACTCAAATTTGTATTTGATTGTCATGGCATATCCCCGGAAGAGGAGCGCATGGGCGGCGCGGCTGAAAATCGCGTCCATGCTTTGGAAGCCATGGAACGGCGAGTTCTCGAAGAAGCGGACCTGTCGCTTTTTGTGTCCCATGCCATGCACCGCCATTTTCAACGCAAATACGATTATGCTAAAAAAGAATGGCAACTCCTGCCCTGCGGCGTCACCGAGTCCCGTTTCGATACCTGTCAGCCTGAGATCAAGGAGCGTGTTGACGGAAAGGGACTGGTAATCGCCTACGCCGGTACTTTGGCTGCGTGGCAGTGCGGCAAAGAGATGATCCGTTTTTTCGCCCAACTCAAAAAGATACGGGAGGAGTTGTTTTTCTTGTTGCTTATTCCTGAAAAAGAACAGGATCAGGCGCGGGCGCTGCTGGCGCAAGAAGGCTTCGCCGAAGAAATGTTTTGCTTACAGGAGTTGCCCCACGACAAGAT from Candidatus Hydrogenedentota bacterium carries:
- a CDS encoding glycosyltransferase family 4 protein; its protein translation is MKKPLQSLLSRLIPKKKEQPYPDRREHRPIRMVIAGHDLKFTGPFQDYFGNNPRYELRIDEHAGHDIASEKQSSECLQWADVIFCEWALGNLVWYSHHKKAGQLLFSRLHLQEHQHRDRISYLYDTKWEAVDKLLLTSHHIYEHMIDEFPVLRRGRAHLYYCPIDACGVLNREKTSDTAKVLGMVGIVPQRKRLDLAIAILDALQQVDPSYSLRVKGHRPEAYGWMLQRTEEMAWYKSIYKRIDALPRPEALIFEAHGEDMAQWYTGVSFLLSTSDFEGSHQSVAESMATGCIPVIRQWEGADRIYPHRFSWSETEDAVAQILGCRDDAAREEASAYSRHWAQHYFDQQALCEDLDALILRSFESTWKACIGDEERKLMLRYHPRVLIVGYLPPGYRGGYRVRIEEQIRMLMKWGALVHFACLHPKSDKQKLEAHRQELETLNCPVLLVESDSLFAIDLDSQKAAHAVDLLERYAREQQIDVVQGEALYCSRLSLFLRERLPQLKFVFDCHGISPEEERMGGAAENRVHALEAMERRVLEEADLSLFVSHAMHRHFQRKYDYAKKEWQLLPCGVTESRFDTCQPEIKERVDGKGLVIAYAGTLAAWQCGKEMIRFFAQLKKIREELFFLLLIPEKEQDQARALLAQEGFAEEMFCLQELPHDKIASALACADVGVLLRRSDPVNEVSSPTKFGEYLAADLALILTDGIGDYSAVVKEAGLGVVLDPALLDAPTLSEADAEQLEALFERASRSREERKKAAQSYVRSHLHWDQQSKALTAAYGSLFKSPASE